The following are encoded in a window of Sebastes umbrosus isolate fSebUmb1 chromosome 7, fSebUmb1.pri, whole genome shotgun sequence genomic DNA:
- the LOC119491981 gene encoding heat shock protein beta-7-like, translating into MASLTSSSRRSSSSYRSSSRYSTSSSYRSEGSLGGSSDSLDPLFEPFLDSADHSGLFGDESPVGASCLTPFSRHNRSSYGHSAPVGGAVTGRQSSTGGGVRCLGDSYYMSADVSQFEPHDVVVMAFNHHVVIHAQKVLDDGSVSDTFTHKSLFPEDMDPLSVSGTLNPDGTLVVSVRRTTALGGLEGVPTYRTEAHL; encoded by the exons ATGGCATCACTGACATCTTCCAGCCGCAGATCTTCCTCTTCCTACCGCTCATCGTCACGTTACAGCACCTCCAGCTCCTACCGGTCGGAGGGCTCGCTGGGCGGGTCGTCCGATTCTCTGGATCCTCTTTTCGAGCCGTTTCTGGACTCTGCTGATCACTCCGGCCTGTTTGGAGACGAGAGTCCGGTGGGAGCCAGCTGTTTGACCCCCTTCAGCAGGCACAACAGGTCCTCCTATGGACACTCTG CTCCTGTAGGCGGCGCTGTGACGGGCCGGCAGAGCAGCACAGGTGGCGGCGTGCGATGTCTGGGAGACAGCTACTACATGTCAGCTGACGTCAGCCAGTTTGAGCCACATGACGTAGTCGTGATGGCGTTCAACCACCATGTTGTCATTCACGCccagaag GTACTAGACGATGGAAGCGTCAGTGACACGTTCACCCATAAGTCCCTGTTTCCGGAGGATATGGACCCATTGTCGGTCAGCGGGACTCTTAACCCTGATGGTACCCTGGTGGTGAGCGTCCGCCGGACCACAGCGCTGGGCGGGCTGGAGGGCGTCCCCACCTACCGCACTGAAGCTCACCTTTGA